GGTGGGAGTTCGCAAACGAGAACTTCCGGCGAGGCGAGCAAAGCCTCCTCTCCGGCATCCGTCGCCGCAAGGCTACGGGGACGACGACTCCCCAGTCCTCCAAAACCTGCGGAACCGGCGTAAACGTCGCGTTCCCTCCGCCGCTGCCCGCTCTGCCTCCCGCATCTGCCAGCACGTCCGGCACCGGCAACGACCACAGCACCTCCTCGGCGTCCTCGCCGACGCGCCCGGATCTCAGCAGCGAGAACGAGCAGCTCAGGAAGGACAACCACGCGCTGGCAGCGGAGCTGGCCCTGGCGCGGCGGCACTGCGAGGAGCTCCTGGGCTTCCTCTCCCGCTTCCTGGACGTCCGCCAGCTTGACCTGCGTCTGCTGATGGACGAAGACATGCAAGGCGCTGCCGGCGGCGCACGCTCGGCGGACCAAGAGCACTGCTGCGAGAAGAAGGTGAAGCTGTTCGGCGTGGTCCTCAAGGACGCGTCGGCGAGGAAGAGGGGCCGGTgcgacgaggcggcggccagcGA
This window of the Triticum aestivum cultivar Chinese Spring chromosome 5D, IWGSC CS RefSeq v2.1, whole genome shotgun sequence genome carries:
- the LOC123121729 gene encoding heat stress transcription factor B-1; translated protein: MAGAAAQQQKGGSGGGGGAVRVGGGGPAPFLTKTHQMVEERGTDEVISWSEHGRSFVVWKPVELARDLLPLHFKHCNFSSFVRQLNTYGFRKVVPDRWEFANENFRRGEQSLLSGIRRRKATGTTTPQSSKTCGTGVNVAFPPPLPALPPASASTSGTGNDHSTSSASSPTRPDLSSENEQLRKDNHALAAELALARRHCEELLGFLSRFLDVRQLDLRLLMDEDMQGAAGGARSADQEHCCEKKVKLFGVVLKDASARKRGRCDEAAASERSMKMTRIGEPWVGVPSSCPARCGGGN